A single region of the Gemella sp. zg-570 genome encodes:
- the mltG gene encoding endolytic transglycosylase MltG, which produces MKEEKIRRREELRKKNKKKSLNIITLTFISLMFLIMLALSYIYFLTTPVDKDISEKVKIEVKENYGSTAIADVLYKNNLIRSTAMFKFYSRINSNGEFYVGNFEVSKNMNLSEILEVLTSKENAKSSANLTIVEGDNILKIAAKVEKVTDISKDEFINKVNDSNFINKLKQEFPELITSELDNKDLKYKLEGYLYPASYDIDSTNKNNAEILIKSMVKATQDRVVPLYNQNSKVWNIRGVNKNITIHEYITMASILEKESTSASDNSSIAGVFLNRLAISMPLQTDPSVFYSLDKITGELSFADLKNTSKYNTYVNLGLPPGPISSPSKKSYEAINNPVKHDYIYFLTDKQGKAYFAKTYAEHEELAKKHVEGYISTGN; this is translated from the coding sequence ATGAAAGAAGAAAAAATTAGAAGAAGAGAAGAGTTAAGAAAAAAAAATAAAAAAAAATCATTGAATATTATCACCCTAACTTTTATTAGTTTAATGTTTTTAATAATGCTTGCACTTTCTTATATATATTTTTTAACGACACCAGTTGATAAAGATATAAGTGAAAAAGTGAAAATAGAAGTAAAAGAAAATTATGGCAGTACAGCTATTGCTGATGTTCTTTATAAAAATAATCTAATAAGAAGTACAGCAATGTTTAAATTTTATTCAAGAATTAACTCAAATGGAGAATTTTATGTAGGAAATTTTGAAGTTAGTAAAAATATGAATTTATCTGAGATACTAGAAGTTTTAACTTCTAAAGAAAATGCAAAATCTTCTGCTAATTTAACTATAGTAGAGGGAGATAATATTTTAAAGATAGCAGCTAAGGTAGAAAAAGTTACAGATATTTCTAAAGATGAATTTATTAATAAGGTAAATGATAGTAATTTTATTAATAAATTAAAACAAGAATTTCCTGAATTAATAACTTCAGAATTAGATAATAAAGATCTTAAGTATAAATTAGAGGGCTACTTGTATCCAGCTAGTTATGATATAGATAGTACAAATAAAAATAATGCTGAAATTTTAATAAAAAGTATGGTTAAGGCAACACAAGATAGGGTAGTTCCCCTTTACAATCAAAATAGTAAGGTATGGAATATTAGAGGCGTTAATAAAAATATTACTATTCATGAATATATTACTATGGCTAGTATACTAGAAAAAGAATCTACGTCAGCTTCAGATAATTCATCAATAGCTGGTGTATTTCTTAATAGGTTAGCAATTAGTATGCCACTTCAGACAGACCCATCTGTTTTTTATAGTTTAGATAAAATAACAGGGGAGTTGTCATTTGCTGATTTAAAAAATACTAGTAAGTATAATACCTATGTTAATTTAGGGTTACCTCCTGGACCTATATCATCTCCAAGTAAAAAATCATACGAGGCTATAAATAATCCTGTAAAACATGACTATATCTATTTCCTAACTGATAAGCAAGGCAAAGCGTATTTTGCAAAAACATACGCTGAACATGAAGAATTAGCTAAAAAACATGTAGAGGGCTATATAAGTACAGGAAATTAA
- a CDS encoding DUF1292 domain-containing protein: MNEKDLDKLNVGMDEEVYTLRDEEGTEKQYRKILEFTNPTNNNLYYIFAEEEKIDDEELQIFPMVCIEEADGIRFEPVETDEEYDMISEVLDILYFDEESE; encoded by the coding sequence ATGAATGAAAAAGATTTAGATAAATTAAATGTAGGAATGGACGAAGAAGTATATACATTAAGAGATGAAGAAGGAACAGAAAAGCAATATAGAAAAATATTAGAATTTACTAATCCTACTAATAATAATTTATATTATATATTTGCAGAAGAAGAAAAAATAGACGATGAAGAACTACAAATTTTCCCAATGGTCTGCATAGAAGAAGCAGACGGCATTAGATTTGAACCAGTTGAAACAGATGAAGAGTATGATATGATTTCAGAAGTTTTAGATATATTATATTTTGATGAAGAAAGTGAATAA
- the ruvX gene encoding Holliday junction resolvase RuvX yields MSYSRIMGLDYGSKTIGVAISDPLKITAQGIETLQINEAINDFKIKRIKEFVKEYSVVEIVVGLPKNMDNSLGFRAEATLNFVEILKNKIKNVEVILQDERLSTMSAERVLLEADVSRKKRKKVIDKMAAVFILQTYLDKLR; encoded by the coding sequence ATGTCATACAGTAGAATAATGGGTTTAGATTACGGCAGTAAAACCATTGGTGTTGCTATAAGCGACCCCCTAAAAATTACAGCTCAAGGAATAGAAACTTTACAAATTAATGAAGCAATAAATGATTTTAAAATTAAAAGAATAAAAGAGTTTGTAAAAGAATATAGTGTAGTTGAAATTGTAGTAGGCTTGCCTAAAAATATGGATAATAGCCTTGGCTTTAGGGCAGAAGCTACTTTGAATTTTGTAGAAATACTTAAAAATAAAATTAAAAATGTTGAAGTTATATTGCAAGATGAAAGATTATCAACTATGAGTGCTGAAAGAGTATTATTAGAAGCGGATGTTTCCAGAAAAAAAAGAAAAAAAGTAATTGATAAAATGGCAGCAGTATTTATATTACAAACTTATTTAGACAAATTAAGATAG
- a CDS encoding IreB family regulatory phosphoprotein, whose product MTNFEKTDIFQTEEYRREYVRIILTDVVEAISSKGYDPVNQIMGYVKTNNPVYIPRDKGAREKISRLSTDEILEYLLHFFIKEI is encoded by the coding sequence ATGACAAATTTTGAAAAAACAGATATTTTTCAAACAGAAGAATACAGAAGAGAATATGTAAGAATAATTTTAACAGATGTAGTAGAAGCTATATCTAGTAAGGGGTATGACCCGGTAAATCAGATTATGGGTTATGTAAAAACAAATAATCCAGTTTATATACCTAGAGATAAAGGTGCCAGAGAAAAAATTTCTAGACTTAGCACAGATGAAATATTAGAATATTTACTACATTTTTTTATTAAGGAGATTTAA
- a CDS encoding dihydrofolate reductase, with protein MISLIVAYDKNRCIGNNNTIPWKMKSDMLRVKNLTTNQTILMGRKTFESIGKALPNRINRVLTRSTNYSKDNIEVYSDKNKAIEKLTTEKIFIFGGSIIYKEYIDRVEEMYITEIDAEVSGDSYFPAINLEEWELIEEESFAKDEDNEYNYKFLHYKRLEVK; from the coding sequence ATGATATCACTTATAGTAGCTTATGACAAGAATAGGTGTATAGGAAATAACAATACTATACCATGGAAAATGAAGTCTGATATGCTTAGAGTTAAAAATTTAACGACTAACCAAACTATACTAATGGGAAGAAAAACATTTGAAAGTATAGGAAAAGCATTGCCAAATAGAATTAATAGAGTTTTGACAAGGTCTACTAATTATTCAAAGGATAATATAGAAGTATATTCTGATAAAAATAAGGCTATTGAAAAATTGACTACAGAAAAGATATTTATTTTTGGAGGCAGTATAATATATAAAGAATATATTGATAGGGTAGAAGAAATGTACATAACAGAAATTGATGCTGAAGTGTCAGGAGATAGTTATTTTCCAGCTATAAATTTAGAAGAATGGGAACTTATAGAAGAAGAAAGTTTTGCTAAAGATGAAGATAATGAATATAATTATAAATTTTTGCATTATAAAAGATTGGAAGTGAAATAG
- a CDS encoding thymidylate synthase produces the protein MTADKIYLELCKNILNKGEYKEDRTGVGTKSIFGYQMRFDLDKGFPLLTTKKINFNLIWSELLWFIKGDTNIKFLLENNNNIWNEWAFKNWVESVEYKGENMDNFGIRVLEDENFKIVYEKEMANFKNKILTDEEFAKKYGDLGNVYGKQWRNFAGIDQLRNVIEQIKNNPASRRIILSAWNPSEIDTMALPPCHTMFQFYVSNNKLSCQLYQRSGDVFLGVPFNIASYSLLTILIAKECGLEVGEFIHTLGDAHIYKNHFEQVKIQLDRKPFALPTLNIKDFSSIFDLTIDDVKLENYESHPFIKAPIAV, from the coding sequence ATGACTGCAGATAAAATATATTTAGAACTTTGTAAAAATATATTAAATAAGGGTGAGTATAAGGAAGATAGAACAGGAGTAGGGACAAAAAGTATTTTTGGCTACCAAATGAGATTTGATTTGGATAAGGGGTTTCCCCTACTAACTACCAAAAAAATAAATTTTAATTTAATCTGGTCAGAATTACTTTGGTTTATAAAGGGTGATACTAATATAAAATTTTTATTAGAAAACAACAATAATATTTGGAACGAGTGGGCTTTTAAAAATTGGGTTGAAAGTGTAGAATACAAGGGCGAAAACATGGACAACTTTGGTATCAGAGTCTTAGAAGATGAAAATTTTAAAATAGTTTACGAAAAAGAAATGGCTAATTTTAAAAATAAAATCTTAACAGATGAAGAATTTGCTAAAAAGTATGGCGATTTAGGAAATGTCTATGGCAAGCAGTGGAGAAATTTTGCAGGAATAGACCAATTAAGAAATGTAATAGAGCAAATAAAAAATAATCCAGCATCAAGGAGAATAATATTATCTGCCTGGAATCCTTCGGAAATAGATACAATGGCTCTACCACCTTGCCACACCATGTTTCAATTTTATGTGAGTAACAACAAATTAAGTTGCCAGCTTTATCAAAGAAGTGGTGATGTATTTTTAGGAGTACCTTTTAATATTGCTTCTTATTCTCTATTAACCATATTAATAGCTAAGGAATGTGGTTTAGAAGTTGGAGAATTTATACATACATTAGGAGATGCCCATATTTATAAAAATCATTTCGAGCAAGTAAAAATTCAATTAGATAGAAAACCTTTTGCCCTACCTACTTTAAATATAAAAGATTTTTCTAGTATATTTGACTTAACGATAGATGACGTTAAATTAGAAAATTATGAAAGTCATCCATTTATTAAAGCGCCAATTGCAGTTTAG
- a CDS encoding Nif3-like dinuclear metal center hexameric protein — protein MISVEEIYNKIKNLADEKLAENWDNVGILLGDKQQEVKNILVCLDVTTDVVEEAISNNIDLIISHHPLIFKAIKKLQFDDFKSNIIKNLIKNDISVISAHTNLDSAEFGLNQYLANILNLKNIDVLFKNDNFSNAGLGRVGCLEKEMDLKTFISFVKSKFNLDYVKLISNDSQDKKINKVAILGGSGGSFIYTLPDVDIYLTGDVSYHEAQDSLEMGKTVLDIGHFSEIFCKDLLKNYLLKIYTSDELNINLSKVEENPFKII, from the coding sequence ATGATAAGTGTTGAAGAAATTTATAATAAAATAAAAAATTTAGCAGATGAAAAGTTAGCAGAAAATTGGGATAATGTTGGTATATTACTAGGAGATAAGCAACAAGAAGTTAAAAATATTTTAGTTTGTTTAGATGTTACTACAGATGTCGTAGAAGAAGCGATAAGTAATAATATAGATTTAATAATATCTCATCATCCCCTAATATTTAAAGCCATAAAAAAACTTCAATTTGATGATTTTAAGAGTAATATAATTAAAAATTTAATAAAAAATGATATTTCTGTAATATCAGCTCATACAAATCTTGATTCAGCAGAATTTGGTTTAAATCAATATTTAGCAAATATTCTAAATTTGAAAAATATTGATGTTTTATTTAAGAATGATAATTTTTCAAATGCAGGACTGGGTAGAGTGGGTTGTTTAGAAAAAGAAATGGACTTGAAAACTTTTATAAGTTTTGTAAAAAGTAAATTTAATTTAGATTATGTAAAATTAATTTCAAATGATAGCCAAGATAAGAAAATTAATAAAGTGGCTATTCTTGGTGGCAGTGGGGGGAGTTTTATTTATACTTTACCTGATGTAGATATATATCTTACTGGTGATGTTAGCTACCACGAGGCTCAAGACAGCTTAGAAATGGGAAAAACTGTTTTAGATATAGGGCATTTTTCAGAAATTTTTTGTAAAGACTTATTAAAAAATTATCTGTTAAAAATATATACTTCAGATGAATTGAATATAAATTTATCTAAGGTAGAGGAAAACCCATTTAAAATTATTTAA
- a CDS encoding ATP-dependent RecD-like DNA helicase has protein sequence MLTIEGYLSKIIFHNKENNYYILSIFLNEDYEDIDSDYVIVVGTFKDIDLKDEELYSFKGNFVEHKKYGKQFSAITIEQIIQKNKEAIITYLSGAEFHGIGKKTAEIIVEKLGLDCLEKIYNDKNELYKIKEISEKRKEIIYNNIISNQQSQNIILKLNEYNISNNLITKIYNFYKNKTLDIIKNNPYELIDTMQGINFYTVDKIAEKVGIDFDDRNRISSAFIYTLYNYCFSTGNTYIKKNNLLYLTFNTLYKARNTPINKEKILEVLDYCLEINKIIEYDNLIFLPEIFYSESFIYNNISQRIKDNEEKKISDSLLEKYIDDIEKELKIEYDIEQIAAIKNSINKNFSIITGGPGTGKTTIILGIIKLFQKIHNYSYNDILDEEKKIISLLAPTGKAAKRMSETTGLFASTIHKAIGWTTEDEKINEFASDKKIDSKLIIIDEASMIDIFLMHNLLKIIKKDALIILVGDNDQLPSIAPGNILNDLINSDSIPTVKLNKIFRQAENSSIIKLSYAIKNNINLDITEEFEDKEFIITKKNKILDTIKNIYSNLLNITSRNNIQILAPIYKTNYGINIINKLIQDEFNNNDTLIEYGENIYKIDDRIMQLVNRPEDNIFNGDIGVVYDIYKEDNKFKIVIEYDGNYVTYEKQDLNQICLSYASSIHKSQGSEFDYVIIPLVDSYNFMFNKNLIYTAITRAKTKLIFCGEKDVFYKASEENNIVKRDTYLKEFFVKKEDCQDNLSEIDYILTPDNINNIDAMIGMDNITPLDYMN, from the coding sequence ATGCTAACTATTGAAGGTTATTTAAGTAAAATTATTTTTCATAATAAAGAAAATAATTATTACATATTATCAATTTTTCTAAATGAAGATTATGAAGATATAGATTCTGACTATGTTATTGTAGTTGGAACATTTAAAGATATAGACTTAAAAGATGAAGAACTATATTCATTTAAAGGAAATTTTGTAGAACACAAAAAATATGGCAAGCAATTTTCTGCAATAACAATAGAACAAATTATTCAAAAAAATAAAGAAGCCATAATTACTTATTTATCGGGGGCAGAATTTCATGGCATAGGAAAAAAAACTGCTGAAATTATTGTGGAAAAATTAGGTTTAGACTGCCTAGAAAAAATATACAATGATAAAAATGAATTATACAAAATTAAAGAGATAAGTGAAAAAAGAAAAGAAATAATTTATAACAATATAATTAGTAATCAACAAAGTCAAAATATAATTTTAAAACTAAATGAATATAATATTAGTAATAATTTAATAACAAAAATATATAATTTTTATAAAAATAAAACTTTAGATATTATAAAAAATAATCCTTATGAATTGATAGACACAATGCAAGGTATAAATTTTTACACAGTTGATAAAATAGCAGAAAAAGTCGGGATAGATTTTGATGATAGAAATAGAATAAGTTCAGCCTTTATATACACATTATACAATTATTGCTTTAGCACTGGAAATACCTATATAAAAAAAAATAACTTACTATATCTAACATTTAACACCTTATACAAGGCTAGAAATACCCCCATTAACAAAGAAAAAATTTTGGAAGTATTAGACTATTGCTTAGAAATAAACAAAATAATAGAATATGATAATCTAATATTCTTACCAGAAATATTTTATTCAGAATCATTTATATATAATAATATATCCCAAAGAATAAAAGATAATGAAGAAAAAAAAATAAGCGATAGCCTACTAGAAAAATATATAGATGATATAGAAAAAGAACTAAAAATTGAATACGATATTGAACAAATAGCAGCCATAAAAAACTCAATAAATAAAAATTTTTCTATAATAACTGGGGGACCTGGAACGGGAAAAACTACAATTATATTAGGGATAATAAAATTATTTCAAAAAATTCACAACTATTCTTATAATGACATACTTGATGAAGAAAAAAAAATAATATCACTCTTAGCACCCACTGGTAAGGCAGCTAAAAGAATGTCAGAAACTACTGGCTTATTTGCATCTACTATACACAAAGCAATCGGTTGGACTACTGAAGATGAAAAAATAAATGAATTTGCCAGCGATAAAAAAATAGATTCTAAATTAATAATAATTGATGAAGCGAGTATGATTGATATATTTTTAATGCACAATCTATTAAAAATCATAAAAAAAGATGCCCTTATAATTTTAGTTGGTGATAACGACCAACTACCTTCTATTGCACCAGGAAATATTTTAAATGACTTAATAAATTCAGATTCTATACCAACTGTAAAATTAAATAAAATATTTAGGCAAGCTGAAAATTCTAGTATTATAAAATTATCCTACGCCATAAAAAATAATATAAATTTAGATATAACAGAAGAATTTGAAGACAAAGAATTTATAATTACCAAAAAAAATAAAATTTTAGATACAATAAAAAATATATATTCAAATTTATTAAATATTACATCAAGAAATAATATCCAAATTCTTGCTCCTATCTACAAAACAAATTACGGTATAAATATTATAAATAAATTAATTCAAGATGAATTTAATAATAATGATACTCTTATTGAATACGGAGAAAATATATATAAAATTGACGATAGAATAATGCAACTCGTCAATAGACCCGAAGACAATATATTCAACGGAGATATTGGAGTAGTATATGATATTTATAAAGAAGATAACAAGTTCAAAATTGTTATTGAATATGATGGAAATTATGTTACATATGAAAAACAAGACTTAAATCAAATATGCCTTAGCTATGCATCATCTATACATAAATCCCAAGGTTCTGAATTTGATTATGTAATAATACCTCTGGTAGACAGCTACAATTTTATGTTTAATAAAAATCTGATTTATACTGCCATAACCAGAGCTAAAACTAAACTTATCTTTTGTGGGGAAAAAGATGTTTTTTACAAAGCATCAGAAGAAAATAATATTGTAAAAAGAGATACCTACCTAAAAGAATTTTTTGTAAAAAAAGAAGATTGCCAAGATAATTTATCTGAAATTGATTATATCTTAACACCTGATAATATAAATAATATTGACGCAATGATTGGAATGGATAATATCACCCCACTAGACTATATGAATTAA
- the fba gene encoding class II fructose-1,6-bisphosphate aldolase — translation MVLVPAKDMLIKARKEGYAVGHFNINNLEWTKAILEVAEEAKSPVILGVSEGAAKYMTGFKTVADMVKAMVESMGITVPVALHLDHGSYEGTKKAIEAGFSSVMFDGSHYPFEENIEKSKEMIELAHSKGLSIECEVGSIGGEEDGVIGSGELADPNECKTMADLGIDFLAAGIGNIHGKYPENWAGLSFETLEKISEVTGGIPLVLHGGSGIPTDQIKRAISLGVSKVNVNTECQLAFAAATREYIEAGNDVKGFDPRKLLNPGFNAIKAMVHTKIDIFGSRNKA, via the coding sequence ATGGTATTAGTACCAGCAAAAGACATGCTTATAAAAGCAAGAAAAGAAGGTTACGCAGTAGGGCATTTTAATATCAATAATTTGGAATGGACAAAAGCTATTTTAGAAGTTGCTGAGGAAGCTAAAAGTCCTGTGATTTTAGGAGTTAGTGAAGGTGCAGCTAAATACATGACAGGGTTTAAAACAGTGGCAGACATGGTAAAAGCAATGGTTGAAAGTATGGGCATTACTGTGCCAGTTGCACTGCATTTGGACCACGGTTCTTATGAAGGAACTAAAAAAGCTATTGAAGCTGGATTTTCTTCAGTAATGTTTGATGGTTCTCACTATCCGTTTGAAGAAAATATTGAAAAATCTAAAGAAATGATAGAGTTAGCTCACTCAAAAGGTTTATCAATAGAATGTGAAGTGGGTTCTATTGGTGGTGAAGAAGATGGAGTTATTGGTTCTGGTGAATTAGCAGACCCTAATGAATGTAAAACTATGGCTGATCTAGGAATAGATTTCTTAGCGGCTGGCATCGGAAATATTCATGGGAAATATCCTGAAAATTGGGCAGGACTTAGTTTTGAAACTTTAGAAAAAATTTCTGAAGTTACTGGAGGAATACCTTTAGTTTTACATGGTGGTTCTGGTATACCTACAGACCAAATAAAAAGAGCTATTTCTCTTGGTGTGTCTAAAGTTAATGTTAATACAGAATGCCAATTAGCTTTTGCCGCAGCAACAAGAGAATATATAGAAGCAGGAAATGATGTAAAAGGTTTTGACCCTAGAAAATTATTAAATCCTGGTTTCAATGCTATTAAAGCTATGGTTCATACAAAAATTGATATTTTTGGTTCAAGAAATAAAGCATAA
- a CDS encoding RluA family pseudouridine synthase — translation MKEKIIKYNSEVSERIDKFLITEISELSRTNIQNLINQNNILVNNNVIKPNYKLKNDDLITIKFNESEELDVVKQNIPIQIVYEDDDLLIVNKDKGMVVHPSAGHKDGTLVNALMYHCKNLSSINGIIRPGIVHRIDKDTSGLLIVAKNDKSHIKLSEMIANKEIKRRYYALVHGNIKHDYGTIDAPIARNPKERKEMAIIDGGKPSTTNFTVVKRYEKYSLIECELETGRTHQIRVHMKYINSPLAGDKIYGPRRTLETKGQMLHSKSLEFVHPISNKKIEINTELPQYFKDVLKKLE, via the coding sequence ATGAAAGAAAAAATAATAAAATATAATTCTGAAGTTAGTGAAAGAATAGATAAATTTTTAATAACAGAAATAAGTGAATTATCAAGAACAAACATTCAAAATTTAATAAATCAAAATAATATTTTAGTAAATAATAATGTTATAAAACCTAACTATAAATTAAAAAATGATGATTTAATTACAATAAAATTTAATGAATCTGAAGAATTAGATGTAGTTAAACAAAATATACCAATTCAAATAGTTTATGAGGATGATGATTTGTTAATAGTTAATAAAGATAAGGGAATGGTTGTTCATCCTTCGGCTGGACACAAGGACGGAACCTTAGTTAATGCCCTTATGTATCATTGTAAAAATTTATCTAGTATAAACGGAATAATAAGACCAGGTATTGTTCACAGAATTGATAAAGACACGTCAGGTTTATTAATAGTGGCAAAAAATGATAAGTCACATATTAAATTATCTGAAATGATTGCTAATAAAGAGATAAAAAGAAGATACTATGCTCTTGTTCATGGTAATATAAAGCATGATTATGGGACTATTGATGCACCTATAGCTAGAAATCCTAAAGAAAGAAAAGAAATGGCAATTATTGATGGTGGCAAACCATCGACAACTAATTTTACAGTGGTTAAAAGATATGAAAAATATAGTCTTATTGAGTGTGAACTTGAAACTGGGAGAACTCATCAAATAAGAGTTCATATGAAATATATTAATTCCCCATTGGCGGGAGATAAGATATATGGACCTAGAAGAACTTTAGAAACTAAGGGGCAAATGCTCCACTCTAAAAGTTTAGAATTTGTTCATCCTATCAGTAATAAAAAAATAGAAATTAATACAGAATTACCTCAATATTTCAAAGATGTATTAAAAAAATTAGAGTAA
- a CDS encoding YneF family protein produces MTTGMVILVATVCFLIGAVAGFFLARKNFMSYMEKNPPINEEMLVSMMSQMGQKPSTKKINQMMSNMQKAQKQAIKGKK; encoded by the coding sequence ATGACTACAGGAATGGTAATATTAGTTGCTACTGTGTGCTTTTTAATAGGAGCAGTAGCTGGATTTTTCCTTGCTCGTAAAAATTTCATGAGTTATATGGAAAAAAATCCTCCAATAAACGAAGAAATGTTAGTTAGTATGATGTCACAAATGGGGCAAAAACCATCTACTAAAAAAATAAATCAAATGATGAGCAATATGCAAAAGGCTCAAAAACAAGCAATTAAAGGTAAAAAATAA
- a CDS encoding DUF896 domain-containing protein, with amino-acid sequence MEMTEIISKINYINSIKKERALSSEEQEELNKYRKMYLNNFKRNIKNILDNTKFVDENGKEIKLNKKKGNNK; translated from the coding sequence ATGGAGATGACAGAAATTATATCTAAAATAAATTATATAAATTCTATAAAAAAAGAACGTGCACTTTCCTCAGAAGAACAAGAAGAACTAAATAAATATAGAAAAATGTATTTAAATAATTTTAAAAGAAATATAAAAAATATTTTAGATAATACTAAGTTTGTTGATGAAAATGGCAAAGAAATTAAACTTAATAAAAAGAAAGGAAATAATAAATGA
- the frr gene encoding ribosome recycling factor, with the protein MPEKIISNLEEKMTKAISNLRRELASIRAGKANASVLDKISVEYYGVQTPINQVSGISVPEPKMLVISPYEKSLLKEIERAIQSSDLGLNPSNDGTVIRIVFPSLTEERRKELAKQVSKEAENSKVAVRNIRREAMDAIKKLEKSSQITEDDLKSYSDDIQKFTDKFIQEIDKVAREKQDELMSV; encoded by the coding sequence ATGCCAGAAAAAATAATTTCTAATTTAGAAGAAAAAATGACTAAAGCTATTTCTAATTTAAGAAGAGAACTAGCTTCTATAAGAGCAGGAAAAGCAAATGCTTCAGTTTTAGATAAAATATCTGTTGAATATTATGGAGTTCAAACACCGATAAATCAAGTATCAGGAATATCTGTTCCAGAACCAAAAATGCTTGTAATTTCTCCATACGAGAAAAGTTTGTTAAAAGAAATTGAAAGAGCAATTCAATCTTCAGACTTAGGATTAAATCCTTCAAATGATGGTACAGTTATAAGAATAGTTTTTCCATCTTTAACAGAAGAACGCAGAAAAGAATTAGCTAAACAAGTATCTAAAGAAGCAGAAAATTCTAAAGTTGCAGTTCGTAACATAAGACGTGAAGCAATGGATGCTATTAAAAAATTAGAGAAATCTTCTCAAATAACAGAAGATGACTTAAAATCATACTCTGATGATATTCAAAAATTTACAGATAAATTTATACAAGAAATAGACAAAGTTGCTAGAGAAAAACAAGACGAATTAATGAGTGTATAA
- the pyrH gene encoding UMP kinase — protein sequence MEQAYKRVLLKLSGEALAGGKGFGIDPEVVNKLTNQISKVVKQGVEVAIVVGGGNIWRGKIGEELGMERATADSMGMLATVMNSLALQDSLEQKGVDTRVLTSVEMKAMAEPYIRRRAIRHLEKGRVAIFAAGIGNPFFSTDTTAALRAKEIDADVILMGKNAVDGVYSADPKLVKDAKKFDDLTHIDVISKGLAVMDSTAISFCMDNNLPIIVFSIDEDNNIVKVINGEKMGTSITG from the coding sequence ATGGAACAAGCTTATAAAAGAGTACTTTTGAAACTTAGTGGTGAAGCTTTAGCAGGAGGTAAGGGTTTTGGTATTGACCCTGAAGTTGTTAATAAATTAACAAATCAAATTTCTAAAGTTGTTAAGCAAGGTGTTGAAGTAGCAATAGTAGTTGGCGGCGGAAATATTTGGAGAGGTAAAATAGGAGAAGAATTAGGAATGGAAAGAGCAACAGCTGATTCAATGGGTATGTTGGCTACTGTAATGAATTCTCTGGCTCTTCAAGATTCTCTTGAACAAAAGGGGGTTGATACTAGAGTTCTAACTTCTGTTGAAATGAAGGCTATGGCAGAACCATATATTAGAAGACGAGCTATTAGACATTTAGAAAAAGGGCGTGTAGCTATTTTTGCCGCAGGGATAGGAAATCCATTTTTCTCTACGGATACAACAGCCGCCCTTAGAGCTAAAGAAATAGATGCAGATGTGATATTAATGGGTAAAAATGCAGTAGATGGAGTTTATTCAGCTGACCCTAAATTAGTTAAAGATGCTAAAAAATTTGATGATTTAACTCATATTGACGTAATTAGTAAAGGTTTAGCGGTTATGGATTCTACAGCGATATCATTCTGTATGGATAACAATCTTCCTATAATAGTTTTCTCTATCGATGAAGATAATAATATTGTAAAAGTAATTAACGGAGAAAAAATGGGAACATCAATAACAGGATAA